The proteins below come from a single Planctomycetaceae bacterium genomic window:
- a CDS encoding sigma-70 family RNA polymerase sigma factor codes for MSSVLAGMMKEADQLSDSTSHEPSDQSLLRRFQSGEQDAATRLYVRYAKRLQGLAKAQTGQALGARVDAEDIVQSVFRTFFRRAKEGHYQVPDDDELWKLLLVISLYKIRDAAVYHRAAKRDLSRTERLNPAHADAGNSAAEEQFEEATLRLVIEDLTAAMTASQRQIIQLRLDGTPVAEIADATKRSKRSVERTLQAFRELLKKELDEEPGR; via the coding sequence ATGAGTTCTGTCCTTGCTGGCATGATGAAAGAGGCTGACCAGTTGAGTGATTCAACGTCCCACGAACCGTCCGATCAGTCGTTGCTGCGACGGTTTCAGTCCGGTGAACAGGACGCGGCCACCCGGCTGTATGTTCGTTACGCGAAGCGGCTTCAGGGACTTGCGAAAGCTCAGACGGGGCAGGCACTGGGAGCCCGTGTCGACGCGGAAGATATCGTGCAGTCGGTCTTCCGGACGTTTTTTCGCCGCGCGAAGGAAGGTCACTATCAGGTTCCGGACGACGACGAATTGTGGAAACTGCTGCTGGTGATCAGTCTGTACAAGATTCGCGACGCCGCCGTCTATCATCGAGCCGCCAAGCGGGACCTGAGTCGCACCGAACGGCTGAATCCGGCACACGCCGACGCGGGGAATTCGGCCGCCGAAGAACAGTTTGAAGAAGCGACACTGCGGCTGGTTATCGAAGATCTGACCGCGGCCATGACTGCCAGTCAGCGGCAAATCATTCAGCTTCGGCTGGACGGGACTCCCGTCGCGGAAATTGCGGACGCCACGAAACGCTCCAAGCGGTCCGTGGAACGCACGCTGCAGGCGTTCCGGGAACTGCTGAAGAAAGAACTTGATGAGGAGCCAGGCCGTTGA
- a CDS encoding protein kinase has translation MNSPDLRVVSDIETTVEAFEDALHEGDRPRLEDFLPARDDPAYPAVLEELIRVDLEFRFANQEPASLDDYRDAFPEAFASPQQIAPIAFEEYRLRLHSANPAAPEEYAQKYGIDVADWPASVARTSRKSIRGGSHGPAGMPKCAVEMTAGQDVLNFRLVGELGRGAFARVFLAEQRALSDRLVVLKVSAARLREAERLAQLQHTNIVPVYSVDYLDDASVICMPYFGATTLRHLIEALSSDAARKADGHEFLSTVNALDDSTLAGFDLKRRLPTVTAGSAETDRGTARTDPASESPLNAMDFERSVAWIARQLSEGLAHAHARGILHRDLKPANVLLTEHGQPMILDFNLSVDSGPDRREDGMVGGTLPYMSPEQIAALDSFREIDGRSDVFSLGVVLFQLCTGRLPFSTTGVSSREMIEQRWTTQPHVREHVRSISADMESIILKCMQPDPDKRYATAADLTEDLDRHLAWLPLKHARNRSLRQRISKWRTRHPRLTSASSAAGVAGVGIAGILLAWSLREQTFLKTESRLKYNEFMDSLPGIRADAMAAALGEASDADAAPAIEAALQQFQPDSANSDWSKENAVQSLEPAEQVRLKRAVAELKLLRTAILEPESLAARLADDSTETAVSKEIADGELSESQWTQYLDAVAALMNRQPRRSLQIVAPLTPDRPDNFGLMLLQSLSQRAAGEYDQADRYLSVCIALRPETPQLYYQRGVCRMLLQKYSDAIHDFDRFLKLRPESSSAFFSRGVCFRKIQKHEESLADLDRAVELGFPETRIYLLRAEVHESLGHADLAKADRETAMSTAPTDPRSCAARAIYRLKDDPSAALADLELALQIDPRSHDAFRNKAMVLSEYLHEPRQAIDVLTEAMTAFPDDAYLWSGRGVLYARNNNRDEAVADAVDAMKKSTEPMVEYQVACIYALTSTQEPADQALCLRHLANSFRADPALGRLAATDTDLKAIQELPQFRNLLTATQILAAPNR, from the coding sequence TTGAATTCTCCGGACCTACGTGTCGTCAGCGACATCGAAACGACGGTTGAAGCATTCGAAGACGCGCTCCACGAAGGCGACCGGCCGCGGCTGGAAGATTTCCTTCCCGCCAGGGATGACCCGGCCTATCCGGCGGTTCTGGAGGAGCTGATTCGCGTCGATCTGGAGTTCCGCTTTGCGAACCAGGAACCGGCGTCTCTGGACGATTACCGTGACGCGTTTCCGGAAGCGTTCGCGTCACCGCAGCAAATCGCACCGATTGCTTTCGAGGAATACCGACTTCGGCTGCATTCCGCGAACCCCGCAGCACCGGAGGAATACGCACAAAAGTACGGAATCGATGTCGCTGACTGGCCGGCTTCGGTGGCCCGGACGTCCCGCAAATCGATTCGCGGCGGTTCGCACGGACCGGCCGGAATGCCGAAGTGTGCCGTGGAAATGACCGCCGGGCAGGACGTGCTGAATTTCCGTCTGGTTGGCGAACTTGGTCGCGGAGCGTTTGCTCGCGTGTTTCTGGCGGAACAGCGTGCTTTGTCCGATCGGCTGGTCGTGCTGAAAGTGTCCGCGGCGCGGCTTCGGGAAGCGGAGAGACTGGCACAACTGCAGCATACGAACATCGTGCCCGTCTATTCCGTCGACTATCTGGACGACGCGTCCGTGATCTGCATGCCGTATTTCGGCGCGACGACGCTGCGTCACCTGATTGAGGCGCTGTCGTCCGACGCCGCTCGCAAAGCGGACGGCCACGAATTTCTGAGCACCGTGAACGCGCTGGATGACAGCACTCTGGCGGGTTTTGACCTGAAGCGCCGTCTGCCGACCGTCACCGCCGGCAGCGCGGAGACCGACCGCGGCACAGCTCGCACCGATCCGGCCAGTGAGTCTCCGCTGAACGCGATGGATTTCGAACGCTCCGTCGCATGGATCGCGCGGCAGCTTTCGGAAGGACTTGCCCACGCACACGCACGGGGAATTCTTCATCGGGACCTGAAGCCGGCCAATGTGCTGCTGACGGAACACGGCCAGCCGATGATCCTGGACTTCAACCTTTCGGTCGATTCGGGCCCGGACCGCCGCGAGGACGGCATGGTGGGCGGAACGCTGCCCTACATGAGTCCGGAGCAGATCGCGGCGCTCGATTCCTTCCGCGAAATCGATGGCCGCAGTGATGTGTTTTCGCTGGGAGTTGTCCTGTTTCAACTTTGCACCGGTCGACTGCCGTTTTCTACTACCGGTGTCAGCAGCCGCGAAATGATCGAACAGCGATGGACGACGCAGCCGCACGTGCGTGAACACGTCCGCAGCATTTCCGCCGACATGGAATCGATCATCCTGAAATGCATGCAGCCGGATCCCGACAAACGCTACGCCACGGCCGCCGATCTGACCGAAGATCTGGACCGGCACCTGGCCTGGCTGCCCCTGAAACATGCCCGCAACCGGTCACTTCGGCAGCGCATCAGCAAATGGCGAACGCGGCACCCGCGACTCACGTCAGCAAGCTCCGCCGCGGGTGTGGCGGGCGTGGGGATCGCAGGCATTCTGCTGGCGTGGTCGCTGCGGGAACAGACGTTTCTGAAGACCGAATCCCGATTAAAGTACAACGAATTCATGGACAGCCTTCCCGGCATTCGAGCGGACGCGATGGCGGCTGCGCTGGGAGAAGCGTCTGACGCCGATGCCGCGCCCGCCATCGAAGCGGCGCTGCAGCAATTCCAGCCTGACAGCGCGAATTCCGACTGGTCGAAAGAGAACGCGGTGCAGTCTCTGGAACCGGCCGAACAGGTTCGGCTGAAGCGGGCCGTGGCGGAACTAAAGCTGTTGCGCACTGCGATTCTGGAACCGGAATCTCTGGCCGCCCGATTAGCGGACGACAGCACCGAAACGGCAGTGAGCAAAGAAATTGCTGACGGAGAACTTTCGGAGTCACAGTGGACTCAGTATCTGGACGCGGTCGCGGCACTGATGAATCGGCAGCCGCGACGTTCGCTGCAGATCGTGGCGCCGCTGACTCCGGATCGACCGGACAACTTCGGCCTGATGCTGCTGCAGTCGCTGTCACAGCGGGCGGCGGGAGAATACGACCAGGCCGACCGGTATCTGTCGGTCTGCATCGCCCTGCGGCCCGAGACTCCGCAGTTGTACTACCAACGCGGCGTCTGTCGCATGCTGCTGCAGAAATATTCCGACGCGATCCACGACTTTGACCGGTTTCTGAAACTGCGGCCGGAATCGTCATCGGCGTTTTTCAGCCGGGGAGTCTGCTTCCGCAAGATTCAAAAGCACGAAGAGTCGCTTGCCGATCTTGACCGTGCCGTGGAACTCGGCTTTCCGGAAACTCGCATCTATCTGCTTCGCGCTGAGGTCCATGAGTCGCTGGGTCATGCCGACCTGGCGAAGGCTGATCGTGAGACGGCCATGAGTACCGCACCGACCGATCCCCGCAGCTGCGCGGCACGGGCGATCTACCGGCTGAAGGACGACCCGTCCGCGGCGCTCGCCGATCTGGAGCTTGCTCTGCAGATTGATCCCCGATCGCATGACGCATTTCGCAACAAGGCGATGGTGCTGTCGGAATACCTGCACGAACCGCGGCAGGCGATCGACGTGCTGACCGAAGCGATGACCGCGTTTCCCGACGACGCGTATCTCTGGTCCGGCCGCGGTGTCCTGTACGCTCGGAACAACAATCGCGACGAAGCTGTCGCGGACGCTGTCGACGCGATGAAGAAATCAACGGAACCGATGGTCGAATACCAGGTCGCCTGCATCTACGCCCTGACGTCCACTCAGGAACCGGCCGATCAGGCCTTATGCCTTCGTCATCTGGCCAACAGCTTTCGCGCAGACCCGGCTCTCGGCCGACTGGCGGCAACCGATACCGACCTGAAGGCCATTCAGGAGTTGCCACAGTTCCGCAACTTGTTGACGGCAACGCAGATCCTGGCCGCGCCGAATCGCTGA
- a CDS encoding matrixin family metalloprotease: MALRQKLSLFHAKVRRRRTAHLPMATLSASEVLEVRQLLTAQVWDAPTEVTFSVAPDGTEISGKLSSFHAAFAGVGTPEELNAVIFEAFQTWTQHANVNVGRVSDAGQAFGVPGPAQHDDRFGDIRIGAIPMSSEVLAVSVPHDGLTAGTWGGDIVLNSEFQPESLQQFRAVVLHEVGHVLGLEHSLDPQSVMYAHNDPTISQQPTADDIANLVALYGQRIGAEDAARPNDAINRATSMRDGSFEGTYPLVRYGDVSTDSDIDYFRLDPVDLYNGPVTVHLITDGVSLLQGKLTVVDRGGNLIATATASQPGGDVTISLPTLGDKRCYLRVEGAAPEFATGRYLLVAVFDGVSTVGIEAIGPEAKRDLSFLTTDAVGELLTSQQLPVFEDDLHLNDTLGTATTLQTIPGRVEFTAYEYHATISDQTDADFYRIRSPRAEVGASVLTVTVRVSERQTLIPDLQVLNAAGTVLRSQVIANGGGLYTIQVTGIVSDRRYFIRVGGAENSARYRTGNYELSAAFGTTEVQQFEFLNGRVSAESSERYMEMDLQLTTLVSYALKTEFVSPPTSPVATQLTLFNADGEELLRIVNLDETTRTANAVLLPAGHYFVRIASTTPDGSPIPLVRFRLLGRAISDEVGPMGTSPIDVPPPQVPESEYQFYMSYTPPVTQPPDPLVPQQQNQDPWTYVPTPLDPFIDYEDWYWQFL, encoded by the coding sequence ATGGCACTTCGTCAGAAACTCAGTCTGTTCCACGCAAAGGTACGCCGCCGACGCACCGCTCACCTGCCGATGGCTACGTTGTCGGCGTCCGAGGTTCTGGAGGTGCGTCAGTTGCTGACGGCTCAGGTATGGGACGCCCCGACCGAAGTCACGTTCAGTGTTGCTCCTGACGGGACGGAAATCTCCGGGAAGCTGAGTTCGTTCCACGCGGCGTTTGCCGGAGTCGGTACCCCCGAGGAACTGAACGCCGTGATTTTCGAGGCGTTCCAGACCTGGACTCAGCACGCCAACGTGAACGTCGGCCGCGTGTCTGACGCGGGCCAGGCGTTTGGAGTTCCCGGTCCGGCCCAGCACGACGACCGGTTCGGGGATATCCGGATCGGTGCCATTCCGATGTCGTCCGAAGTGCTGGCGGTGTCGGTGCCTCATGACGGGCTGACGGCCGGAACCTGGGGCGGTGACATCGTGCTGAATTCCGAATTTCAGCCGGAAAGTCTGCAGCAGTTTCGTGCTGTCGTGCTGCACGAAGTCGGACACGTGCTGGGACTGGAGCACAGCCTGGATCCGCAGTCGGTCATGTATGCTCACAACGACCCGACCATCTCGCAGCAGCCGACGGCCGACGACATCGCGAATCTGGTCGCTCTCTACGGACAACGCATTGGCGCCGAAGATGCCGCTCGGCCGAATGATGCAATCAATCGCGCGACGTCCATGCGTGACGGCAGCTTTGAGGGGACCTACCCGCTGGTCCGGTACGGCGACGTGTCCACCGACTCGGACATTGATTATTTTCGGCTGGATCCCGTCGATCTCTACAACGGTCCGGTGACGGTGCATCTGATCACCGATGGCGTCAGCCTGCTGCAGGGAAAACTGACGGTGGTCGATCGGGGAGGCAACCTGATCGCCACGGCGACTGCCAGTCAGCCTGGCGGCGACGTCACCATCTCCCTGCCAACACTCGGCGACAAACGCTGCTACCTTCGAGTCGAAGGCGCCGCGCCGGAATTCGCCACCGGGCGATACCTGCTGGTCGCTGTCTTTGACGGCGTGAGTACTGTCGGTATCGAAGCGATCGGACCAGAGGCCAAACGCGATCTGAGTTTCCTGACGACGGACGCAGTCGGTGAATTGCTGACGTCTCAGCAACTGCCCGTTTTTGAAGACGACCTGCACCTGAACGACACGCTCGGAACGGCCACGACTCTTCAGACAATTCCGGGACGCGTCGAATTCACCGCCTATGAATACCACGCGACAATTTCCGATCAGACGGACGCAGACTTCTATCGAATCAGAAGTCCGCGAGCCGAAGTCGGGGCCAGCGTGCTGACCGTCACCGTTCGCGTTTCTGAGCGGCAGACGCTGATCCCGGATTTGCAGGTGCTGAATGCAGCAGGAACCGTCCTTCGAAGTCAGGTGATCGCCAACGGAGGCGGATTGTACACGATTCAGGTTACAGGAATCGTCTCGGATCGGCGGTACTTCATTCGTGTCGGCGGAGCTGAAAATTCCGCGCGATATCGGACCGGGAACTACGAACTGAGTGCCGCGTTTGGAACCACAGAAGTTCAGCAATTCGAGTTCCTGAACGGGCGCGTCAGCGCGGAGAGTTCTGAACGGTACATGGAAATGGACCTTCAGCTCACAACGCTTGTCAGTTACGCGCTGAAGACGGAATTCGTATCGCCTCCGACGTCACCGGTTGCCACGCAACTGACGCTGTTCAATGCAGACGGTGAGGAGCTGCTGCGGATCGTGAACCTGGACGAAACCACGCGCACCGCGAATGCCGTGCTGCTGCCGGCAGGGCATTACTTTGTTCGCATCGCTTCCACAACACCGGATGGCAGCCCCATTCCGCTTGTGCGATTTCGGTTGCTCGGGCGAGCCATATCCGATGAAGTCGGCCCGATGGGAACCAGTCCGATCGATGTACCCCCGCCTCAGGTACCGGAGTCGGAATACCAGTTCTATATGAGCTATACGCCGCCGGTCACGCAGCCGCCGGATCCGCTGGTTCCTCAGCAGCAAAATCAGGATCCGTGGACCTATGTCCCAACTCCGCTGGATCCATTCATCGACTACGAAGACTGGTACTGGCAGTTCCTCTGA
- a CDS encoding AAA family ATPase gives MTDPSQPAALSPSADLPDWYPAWAREIAEQYFSGNSCFFVLHGNVHDLVPCENDGKTEFLSLTSFLGEYLFGRWDIVLQHNLSKGLQALAGRNSDRHQTMMRELTGLFGHYSNWSRKPDDILLTLDQMIERYLIESDSAKRRRLAVVFDFGQYLVPPGDPMQISGTIASRVVRFLDWARNPYIRRVNMAFCLVCESLSEVNERLTQSPYVTTIEVPMPDRDARQRFVDAHSDKVSSGGDDEKLTAAQLVSNSNGLSLLSLEQLLSQTARTGGATSRQFRALKKVAIERQCGGFLEFVEPKHTLDLVVGHEAACSRLKQDAKLIGDGHEDAAPMGYLICGPVGTGKTFLAECYAGSIGIPCVKLKNFRSKYVGESEGNLQRVLTVLRSLGPVIVIIDEADAALGDRNQEGDSGTSGRIFSMIAQQMGDTRYRGRIMWMLLTCRPDLLPIDLKRQGRAEVHIPLFYPDNEDEIRSMFQVMARKSSVNLNAKDLKLDDRHKELSGADIESVVLTARRVALLDGRNAVNQADLEKALSEFIPSAQGLEKDMQELAAVLECTQMDFLNAEWKEALESDGGRSQLQQQLTKMREIVESL, from the coding sequence ATGACCGATCCCTCGCAACCCGCAGCACTCTCGCCTTCCGCGGACCTGCCGGACTGGTACCCGGCCTGGGCACGAGAAATCGCGGAACAGTATTTTTCCGGCAACTCGTGCTTTTTCGTCCTGCACGGAAACGTCCACGATCTGGTTCCGTGCGAAAACGACGGCAAGACCGAATTCCTGAGTCTGACGTCGTTTCTGGGAGAATATCTGTTTGGCCGCTGGGACATTGTCCTGCAGCATAACCTGAGCAAAGGTCTGCAGGCGCTGGCGGGAAGAAACTCTGACCGCCACCAGACCATGATGCGGGAACTGACCGGGCTGTTCGGGCATTACAGCAACTGGTCTCGCAAACCGGACGACATCCTGCTGACGCTGGATCAGATGATCGAGCGTTACCTGATCGAATCCGATTCGGCGAAACGCAGACGTCTGGCGGTGGTGTTTGACTTCGGTCAGTATCTCGTGCCTCCCGGGGATCCGATGCAGATTTCCGGGACGATCGCGTCGCGAGTCGTGCGGTTTCTGGACTGGGCTCGCAACCCGTACATCCGCCGAGTGAACATGGCCTTTTGCCTGGTGTGCGAAAGTCTGTCCGAAGTGAATGAGCGGCTGACTCAAAGCCCGTACGTCACGACGATCGAAGTGCCGATGCCCGATCGTGACGCTCGGCAGCGCTTCGTGGATGCTCATTCCGACAAGGTCAGCTCCGGCGGCGACGATGAAAAACTGACGGCCGCTCAACTCGTCAGCAACTCAAACGGCCTGAGTCTGTTGAGCCTGGAACAGTTGCTGTCCCAGACGGCTCGCACAGGCGGAGCGACCAGCCGACAGTTTCGAGCGCTCAAGAAGGTGGCCATCGAGCGGCAGTGCGGCGGCTTTCTGGAATTCGTCGAACCGAAACACACACTCGATCTGGTCGTCGGCCACGAAGCGGCGTGCAGTCGGCTGAAGCAGGACGCGAAACTCATCGGCGACGGTCACGAAGACGCGGCCCCGATGGGCTACCTGATCTGCGGCCCGGTCGGCACGGGAAAGACGTTTCTGGCGGAATGCTATGCCGGGTCGATTGGGATTCCGTGCGTGAAGCTGAAAAATTTTCGATCGAAGTACGTCGGCGAATCAGAAGGCAACCTACAGCGAGTTCTGACGGTGCTGCGAAGTCTCGGCCCGGTCATCGTCATCATCGACGAAGCCGACGCGGCTTTGGGAGACCGCAATCAGGAAGGCGATTCGGGCACCAGCGGCCGAATATTTTCGATGATTGCTCAACAGATGGGCGACACTCGCTATAGGGGTCGCATCATGTGGATGCTGCTGACCTGCCGTCCGGATCTGCTGCCGATCGATCTGAAACGCCAGGGCCGGGCCGAAGTTCACATCCCGCTGTTCTACCCGGACAACGAAGACGAAATCCGCAGCATGTTCCAGGTGATGGCTCGCAAAAGCAGCGTGAATCTGAATGCAAAAGACCTGAAGCTGGATGACCGCCACAAAGAACTCAGCGGAGCCGACATCGAGAGCGTCGTCCTGACGGCAAGACGCGTCGCTCTGCTGGATGGTCGCAACGCCGTGAACCAGGCGGATCTGGAAAAGGCTCTGTCCGAATTCATCCCGTCTGCTCAGGGACTGGAAAAAGACATGCAGGAGCTGGCCGCCGTACTGGAATGTACACAGATGGATTTCCTGAACGCAGAATGGAAGGAAGCTCTGGAATCGGACGGCGGACGGTCGCAGTTGCAGCAGCAGTTGACGAAGATGCGTGAGATTGTGGAGAGTCTGTGA
- a CDS encoding PspA/IM30 family protein, translated as MIIGKIWRSIAAQFNKLANFFWTADPIAQMQYEYDQAIEQLKSGKDGLAQYRALVERVARQVDGDKKHVAQLEAKVKAYLQAGDRETASKFALELQKAKNEMAENVTQLEMHEKAYDNNVRKIKNATKKVQEIKDKIKKYDAELKLSRAEAELADLATSFNFDVTTDLGQIESVLQDKIDKNRAKARVAADLSDEGIAEIEREAAMESALAEDALKQFEMDMGLITPQTANVGEESKDLGPAQRQTEVN; from the coding sequence ATGATCATTGGCAAAATCTGGCGGTCCATCGCGGCTCAGTTCAACAAGCTGGCCAACTTCTTCTGGACGGCAGATCCGATCGCGCAGATGCAGTACGAGTACGATCAGGCCATCGAACAGCTGAAATCCGGCAAGGACGGTCTGGCTCAGTATCGGGCACTTGTGGAACGTGTCGCCCGCCAGGTGGACGGCGACAAGAAGCACGTGGCTCAACTGGAAGCCAAGGTCAAAGCCTACCTGCAGGCCGGTGACCGCGAAACGGCTTCAAAGTTTGCTCTGGAACTGCAAAAGGCCAAAAACGAAATGGCCGAAAACGTGACGCAGCTTGAGATGCACGAAAAGGCGTATGACAACAACGTCCGCAAGATCAAAAACGCCACGAAGAAAGTGCAGGAGATCAAGGACAAGATCAAGAAGTACGACGCAGAACTGAAACTCAGCCGCGCCGAAGCGGAACTCGCCGATCTGGCAACCAGTTTCAATTTCGACGTCACCACCGACCTGGGTCAGATCGAATCCGTGCTGCAGGACAAGATCGACAAAAACCGCGCCAAGGCACGCGTCGCGGCCGACCTGTCGGACGAGGGCATCGCGGAAATCGAACGCGAAGCCGCCATGGAATCCGCTCTGGCCGAAGACGCGCTGAAGCAGTTCGAAATGGACATGGGCCTGATCACGCCGCAAACCGCAAACGTCGGCGAAGAATCCAAGGATCTGGGGCCGGCTCAGAGGCAAACGGAAGTGAACTAA
- a CDS encoding TPM domain-containing protein, with protein sequence MTLDPIEFRQTTPARCPEAASGGMQTSGIERWLFPARRVRAWLFLPAAMAVCCFGSAAAQEFDLQPPGDREFISDHADLIAESSEAKIRKVCQQLLSDKATPILVVTIESMGQHGGANMSIEAFAAVLFNKWQIGHATLNGRNWNTGILLLVSKGDRRARIELGAGWDLSENDTCQRIMDEYIIPQFRAGDYSGGIVAGVEALDKMARKLELPSRPRPASHYVLMAVFVGLAIFTAVSLYRRGSSGWAWVFWGVVFTVVGTVLYHALRSRGGSSSGGFGGGSFGGGFSGGGGASGSW encoded by the coding sequence GTGACACTGGACCCGATCGAGTTTCGACAAACAACGCCTGCCCGCTGCCCGGAAGCTGCATCTGGTGGAATGCAGACCAGCGGCATCGAACGTTGGCTGTTTCCGGCACGCCGGGTGCGAGCCTGGCTGTTTCTTCCTGCCGCGATGGCCGTATGTTGCTTCGGCAGCGCCGCGGCACAGGAGTTCGACCTGCAGCCACCGGGCGACCGGGAATTCATCAGCGACCACGCCGACCTGATCGCTGAGTCCTCCGAAGCGAAAATCCGCAAGGTCTGCCAACAACTGCTGAGCGACAAGGCCACACCGATCCTTGTTGTCACAATTGAATCGATGGGTCAGCACGGGGGAGCGAACATGTCGATCGAAGCATTCGCTGCCGTTCTGTTCAATAAGTGGCAGATCGGCCATGCGACGCTGAATGGCCGGAACTGGAATACTGGAATCCTGCTGCTGGTTTCCAAAGGCGACCGCCGGGCACGGATCGAATTGGGAGCCGGCTGGGATCTGTCGGAGAACGACACCTGCCAGCGGATCATGGATGAGTACATCATTCCGCAGTTCCGCGCAGGCGACTACTCCGGCGGCATCGTGGCCGGAGTCGAAGCGCTGGACAAGATGGCTCGCAAGCTGGAACTTCCGAGTCGCCCGCGCCCGGCGTCGCATTATGTCCTGATGGCCGTGTTTGTCGGACTGGCGATCTTTACGGCCGTGTCGCTTTACCGGCGAGGTTCCAGCGGCTGGGCCTGGGTGTTTTGGGGCGTTGTGTTCACCGTTGTCGGAACCGTCCTGTATCACGCGTTGCGCAGTCGCGGCGGCAGCAGCAGCGGCGGGTTCGGCGGCGGATCGTTCGGTGGCGGATTCTCCGGAGGTGGCGGGGCGAGCGGTTCCTGGTGA
- a CDS encoding cytochrome c peroxidase yields MVFKLCRSLASWRGTAKRCCLAVIAVVLVAGQAAESQAAGKSKRRPTVDQQLRRLLQRQDVGPLDPGPAQDPAQVALGQALFFDWELSGNRDTACATCHHPTLATGDALSVPIGTAAVVAGALGPNRQIGDGRNFVPRNAPEIFNRGSGEWTSQFWDSRVLKTDSGFVSPAGGNLPPGLPNVLAVQAMFPVTSRDEMRGNAGDVGFTGEVNEIALIDDADLPAMWDALMARLLAIPGYQDLFSAAYPGVDPQDLGFEHAAKAIGAFEAEAYTFSDSPWDRYLNGDNRALTAAQKRGALLFYGRANCSRCHAGSLMTDQQHYNIGVPQLGPGKGAEAPLDHGRGRETGLRRDYFRFRTPPLRNCEVTGPYTHNGAYRDLQSVIRHHSFPLISVILYNPAEHLDQLEIQSTYSLWNQIEMLSNIDYRKLPGYLSNRDVRDLVSFLQSLTAPNLQERLNATIPDSVPSGLPLDQ; encoded by the coding sequence ATGGTGTTCAAACTTTGCAGAAGTCTCGCGTCCTGGCGTGGCACTGCGAAACGGTGTTGCCTGGCCGTGATCGCCGTCGTCCTGGTTGCAGGTCAGGCTGCCGAATCGCAGGCCGCCGGTAAGTCCAAGCGCCGTCCGACAGTCGATCAGCAGTTGCGGCGACTGCTGCAGCGGCAGGACGTTGGTCCGCTTGATCCCGGACCCGCGCAGGATCCGGCGCAGGTGGCGCTGGGTCAGGCACTGTTCTTCGACTGGGAACTGAGCGGCAATCGTGACACAGCCTGCGCGACATGCCATCACCCGACACTGGCTACCGGCGACGCGCTGTCGGTGCCGATCGGGACGGCCGCCGTCGTGGCCGGCGCACTGGGGCCGAACCGTCAGATCGGCGACGGTCGCAATTTCGTGCCGCGGAATGCTCCGGAGATCTTCAATCGCGGTTCCGGCGAGTGGACTTCGCAGTTCTGGGACAGCCGTGTTCTGAAGACGGACAGCGGCTTCGTCAGTCCGGCCGGCGGCAATCTTCCTCCCGGGCTTCCAAATGTGCTGGCCGTGCAGGCCATGTTTCCCGTGACGTCCCGGGATGAAATGCGGGGCAACGCCGGAGACGTCGGGTTCACGGGTGAAGTCAACGAGATCGCCCTTATCGATGACGCTGACCTGCCGGCGATGTGGGATGCTCTGATGGCCAGACTGCTGGCGATTCCCGGATACCAGGACCTGTTTTCCGCCGCGTATCCGGGTGTTGATCCTCAGGACCTGGGATTTGAACACGCGGCGAAAGCGATTGGTGCGTTCGAAGCGGAAGCCTACACATTTTCTGACAGCCCGTGGGATCGTTACCTGAACGGAGACAACCGGGCGCTGACGGCCGCCCAAAAGCGCGGAGCCCTGCTGTTCTACGGTCGAGCGAACTGTTCGCGCTGCCATGCCGGTTCGCTGATGACTGACCAGCAGCACTACAACATCGGCGTTCCTCAGCTTGGTCCGGGAAAAGGGGCTGAGGCTCCGCTGGATCACGGCCGGGGCCGCGAAACCGGTCTGCGGCGCGATTACTTCCGCTTCCGGACTCCGCCGCTGCGGAACTGTGAAGTGACGGGACCGTACACGCACAACGGAGCGTATCGCGATTTGCAAAGCGTGATTCGGCACCATTCGTTCCCGCTGATTTCTGTGATCCTTTACAACCCGGCGGAACATCTCGATCAGTTGGAAATCCAGTCGACGTATTCGCTGTGGAATCAGATCGAAATGCTGTCGAACATCGATTACCGCAAATTGCCGGGCTACCTCTCGAACCGTGACGTCCGCGACCTGGTCAGCTTCCTTCAGTCGCTGACGGCTCCGAACCTGCAGGAACGACTGAACGCCACGATTCCCGATTCCGTCCCCAGCGGTCTGCCGCTGGATCAATAG